In Pocillopora verrucosa isolate sample1 chromosome 13, ASM3666991v2, whole genome shotgun sequence, one genomic interval encodes:
- the LOC131776702 gene encoding erythromycin 3''-O-methyltransferase yields the protein MEFTEHEENVSQFYSRVVDNSHDWNEGFLTFGLWKTKSGEPIPRPKCYRAMYDELLEGSGIQPHHDVLDVACGQGAGMLRVKSQYGCNMQGLDISVANVEIATRRLRDTGVTVTRGSGTKMPYGENSFDYVLCVEGGPHMNSREDFFREAFRVLKPGGKLLMADLVVLKALQDLRYLQQLVLKAAAKAWIIPNSNMCYGIDEYKQRVKDVGFKMRRFELIGDRVIPGYCNFNLSLSVMREQAKIRGPFVGYIGGPIIDVLLEKAFSHGLIEYTLVVAEKEINE from the coding sequence ATGGAATTTACGGAGCATGAAGAGAACGTTTCACAGTTTTACTCTCGCGTTGTGGATAACAGTCATGATTGGAATGAGGGATTTCTGACATTTGGATTATGGAAGACGAAGTCTGGTGAACCCATACCACGGCCGAAATGCTACAGAGCAATGTATGATGAACTTTTGGAGGGCAGCGGGATACAGCCGCACCATGACGTGCTAGATGTTGCTTGTGGGCAGGGAGCAGGCATGCTGCGGGTCAAGTCCCAGTACGGCTGCAATATGCAAGGTCTGGATATCAGTGTTGCAAATGTGGAAATAGCAACGCGTAGACTGCGTGACACCGGAGTCACTGTCACGCGAGGGAGCGGAACGAAGATGCCTTATGGCGAAAATTCCTTTGACTACGTCCTTTGCGTAGAAGGAGGGCCCCATATGAATAGCAGAGAAGATTTTTTTCGAGAGGCCTTCCGAGTTCTTAAGCCAGGAGGAAAATTATTGATGGCTGATCTCGTTGTTCTGAAGGCACTTCAAGATTTACGATACCTACAGCAGCTCGTTCTAAAGGCAGCTGCAAAGGCTTGGATTATTCCAAACAGTAACATGTGCTATGGAATCGATGAGTACAAACAAAGGGTAAAGGACGTTGGCTTCAAAATGAGAAGATTTGAATTAATAGGCGACAGAGTGATACCAGGTTATTGTAATTTCAATCTTTCATTGTCAGTTATGCGAGAGCAGGCGAAAATCAGGGGTCCGTTTGTCGGTTACATAGGAGGTCCGATAATTGATGTTCTCCTTGAAAAGGCCTTTTCTCATGGATTGATCGAATATACTCTTGTAGTCGCTGAGAAAGAAATTAACGAGTAA